A window of Cytobacillus sp. FSL H8-0458 genomic DNA:
AGAGTAAAAGCATTAACACCATCAACAACTCTGGCAATCACTGCTAAAGCAAAAGAGCTAAAGGCCCAGGGACATGATGTTATCGGATTGGGAGCAGGCGAGCCGGATTTTAATACGCCTCAGCATATCATTGATGCTGCCGTGAAATCCATGAATGAGGGACATACAAAATATACACCATCGGCAGGTCTTCCAGCATTAAAGAAAGAAATCGCAAACAAGTTTAAAAAAGATCAGGGACTTGAATATGATGCTTCACAAATCATCGTAACCAATGGGGCAAAGCATGGCTTATATACACTGTTCCAGGTCTTGCTGAATGAAGGGGATGAAGTCATTATCCCGATTCCATATTGGGTCAGCTATCCAGAACAGGTTAAACTAGCCGGGGGTGTTCCTGTTTATGCAGAGGGAAGAGAAGAAAATGACTTTAAAATCACTCCGGAGCAGCTGGCCAAAAGCATAACTGACAAAACCAAGGCAGTTATTATCAACTCTCCAAGCAACCCGACTGGCATGCTTTATTCTGCAGAGGAATTAAAGGAGCTTGGAGAGGTATGTTTAAAGCATAATGTTCTGATCATTTCTGATGAAATTTATGAAAAACTGGTTTATGGCAGCCATCAGCATACTTCGATTGCTGAGCTTTCACCTGAGCTTAAGGAACAAACCATTATTATCAACGGGGTATCCAAATCTCATTCTATGACAGGCTGGAGAATTGGATATGCTGCAGGCAATAAGAGTATTATCAAAGCTATGACCAACCTTGCCAGCCACAGTACATCCAACCCGACAACAACAGCACAATATGGCTCAATTGCTGCATATGCCGGGCCGCAGGATACACTGAAAGAAATGAGAGAAGCATTCGAACATCGACTAAACGTTATATATAATAAATTAATCAGCATTCCAGGCTTTACCTGTGTAAAGCCACAAGGAGCATTTTATCTGTTTCCTAATGTAAAAAAGGCAGCAGAATTGACCGGATTTGCGAGTGTTGATGAATTTGTGGAGGCGCTTCTGGAGGAAGCGATGGTTGCAGTCATTCCTGGATCTGGTTTTGGCGCTCCGGACAATATCCGTTTATCCTATGCAACTTCTCTTGAGTTATTAGAAAAGGCAGTGGAACGGATGCACGGATTTGTTGAAAAGAACTTAAAATAATAGTGAAACGGGAGAGCCGGATCGTATCCGGCTTCCTTCTATGTTTTCAGCCTAATTAGAGCGTTTTATTGCTTGTCAATGTGCTTGAAGGTATAATATATAGCGATACATAAGAAGTGATTGCTTAGATTTTTTTGGAGGGAAACTTAAATTGATAAAAACGACAATTTCTCAAGTTCATAAATATGTTGACCAGGAAGTTACCATCGGTGCTTGGATTGCCAACAAGCGTTCAAGCGGGAAGATTGCGTTTTTGCAGCTGCGCGATGGTACAGGATTTATTCAAGGTGTTGTAGTAAAAGCGGAAGTGCCGGAGGAAATCTTTCAAGGTGCTAAAACAGTCACACAGGAATCTTCCGTATATGTAACGGGCAGAATCCAAAAGGACGAGCGTTCTCCTTTTGGATTTGAAATGCTGGTTACAGGCCTTGAAGTTCTTCATCAGGCTGTCGATTATCCTATTACGCCAAAAGAGCATGGAACTGAATTCCTCATGGATAATCGCCACTTGTGGCTGCGGTCCCGCCGTCAGCATGCAGTGATGAAAATCAGAAATGAAATTATCCGGGCAACTTATGAGTTTTTCAATGAGCAAGGGTTTTCCAAGGTTGACCCGCCAATTCTGACGGGCAGCGCACCGGAAGGCACGTCCGAGCTTTTTGCGACCAAGTATTTTGATGAAGATGCTTATTTATCCCAAAGCGGCCAGCTTTATATGGAAGCAGCTGCGATGGCTCTTGGAAGAGTATTTTCATTCGGGCCGACTTTCCGTGCTGAAAAATCAAAAACCCGCCGTCATTTAATCGAATTTTGGATGATTGAACCTGAAATGGCTTTCTGTGAATTTGATGAAAACTTAAAGGTTCAGGAAGAATATGTTGCTCATATTGTTCAGTCCGTACTTAAGAATTGTTCAATTGAACTTAAAACACTTGGCCGTGATACAGAGAAGCTTGAGAGAATTACGGCTCCATTCCCGCGCATAACGTATGATGAAGCAATTAAGTTTCTTCAGGAAAAAGGCTTCGATGATATTCAGTGGGGAGACGACTTTGGAGCACCGCATGAGACAGCTATTGCAGAAAGCTATGATAAGCCAGTCTTTATCACGCACTATCCAACTTCACTGAAGCCTTTCTATATGCAGCCGGATCCTTCAAGAGAAGATGTTGTACTATGTGCCGACTTGATTGCACCTGAAGGATATGGAGAAATCATCGGCGGCTCTGAGCGGATACATGATTATGACCTGCTTAAGCAGCGAATTGATGAGCATAATTTAGATTTGGATGCTTACAAGTGGTATCTGGAGCTTCGCCAATACGGTTCAGTGCCTCATTCCGGATTTGGTCTTGGACTTGAAAGAACAGTTGCCTGGATTAGCGGCGTCGAGCATGTACGTGAAACAATTCCGTTCCCTCGATTATTAAACCGTCTATATCCATAATGAAAATGAATTAATAAATAATGCAAAAATCCGCCTCCCGCGGATTTTTTGCTTCTTCCGGTTTCGTTAGAACATCCAGAAGAAGGCAGTCAAGCTGAATCTTCATGGAAAAGTTACCGTTTTTTCAACTCACTTTAGTCACTATGTTCATGATATACTGAGAAGGAGGTGTCCCGAATGTCTAAAAATAGTTTATTAAAGTGGATACAGGAAGGTAATATTTCCATACCTGGAGTCCTGCTGTCACAATATAAAGAAATGAATTTGAATGAGCATGAACTCGTCCTGATACTTCATGTAATTTCCTATATTGAACATGGGAATAAATTTCCCACCCCTGTAGAATTATCTTCCCGCATGACCATTTCTGTGGCTGAATGCACGGAAATGCTAAGAAAACTAATCCAAAAAGGCTTTATTGATATTAAAGACAGCTACTCTGCCGATGGTATCAGATATGAAAGTTACCATCTTGATCCGCTCTGGGAGAAGCTCATTGATCAGTTTCTGTTAAGCGGTAAAAAAGAGGAAGCTGCTAAGATGCAGCAGGAGGAAACAGATCTTTATACCTGCTTTGAAAGGGAGTTTGGCAGGCCGCTTTCACCTTTTGAATGTGAGACACTTGCTCTTTGGATGGATGATGATCACCATGATCCCCATATTATAAAAGCTGCCTTAAGAGAATCTGTCCTGTCCGGTAAACTGAATTTCAGATATATAGACAGGATTCTTTTTGAATGGAAAAAGAACGGCATAAAAACGATTGAACAGGCTAAAAGCTATGGGAAAAAATTCAGGCAGAATCAAACACAGCAAAGGACGAAGAGGGAGGATACTCCGTCGCAGACAACGAAATCTGTTCCCTTTTATAATTGGCTTGAACAGTAAGCAGGCACTGCTGCCCGAAAAATATTGAAGATAATAAGTTGGTGATTTCTTTGTTAAATAAAACACAAATTAGACACTGCCTTGATGCAATGGGAGAAATGTTCCCGGAAGCACATTGCGAATTGAATCATTCCAACCCCTTTGAACTGGTCATAGCAGTGGCACTGTCTGCACAATGTACGGATGCACTGGTTAACAAAGTGACAAGAAACCTGTTCCAAAAGTATAAAACCCCCCAGGATTACCTAGATGTTTCCATAGAGGAATTGCAGGAGGATATCCGCTCCATTGGTCTTTATCGAAACAAAGCCAAGAATATCCAAAAGCTATGCAGATTGCTTCTCGATGAATATGGAGGGGTAGTGCCCCGTGACAGAGACGAGCTTACAAAGCTTCCCGGAGTAGGCCGCAAAACTGCTAATGTCGTTGTTTCAGTGGCTTTTGGGGTACCTGCCATTGCAGTTGATACTCATGTTGAACGAGTCAGCAAAAGGCTTGGTTTCTGCCGCTGGAAGGACTCTGTACTGGAAGTTGAAAAGGCATTGATGAAGAAAGTGCCCATGGATGAATGGTCCATTACCCATCATCGTATGATCTTTTTTGGAAGATATCATTGTAAGGCGCAGAATCCTCAATGTGAGATATGTCCGCTGCTCGATTTATGCCGGGAAGGCAAAAAACGAATGAAGGTGAAGCAGGCAAAATGACCGGAGAAATCGTCATTCCTGTTAAAGAACAATTATGCCATTCCCTGTTTTATAAAAGGGGTGATTCATTGGCTGTAAAAGAAGAATCTCTTTTCGCTTACCAGCCGCTGCCGCCCTTTTTATATGAAGCGGCTTTTTATGCGGTGATCCCTGCAGTAAGGCCTTGGGAAAATAATGAGAAATATATCCCCGTTTTGATTGATGAGTGGGCAGGACAGAAGCGTATTCTGGGTATGCACTTCTCAAACCGGGACCGGAAAGCCGCTTTAGGTCCGATGAAAGCATCTTTGGGAGTATTTTTACAGCTGCTCTATTGGACAAACAGCAAGCCGGTAAACCTTCAGGCAGATCCCGGAGAATTGACAATAAAGCCAGTAAACCTAAAAGAGCGGCTGGATTTCATTGCTGCACGTCCGGCATTTTATCACTCTTACATACAGCTGTCTGAACTAATCGCTGAAATGGAGAAGCAATATAAGAAGATGCTGGCATTGGGTAAAATGAAGAAAAAGCGCTGATTCAAAACTGAATCAGCGCTTTTTTCATTAGCTTTATTTAATTACGGCCGCCACTGGATTCAGATCCGTTGCCGGAAGCTCCTCCGGTGCCACCGCCAGTCCCAGTTCCAGTCCCTGCTCCGGTACCTGTATCGCCATCTCCAGTACCTGTACCGCCATCTCCAGTACCTGTACCGCCATCGCCAGTACCTGTACCGCCATCGCCTTCACCATCACCGTTTCCGGCTCCGTCACCATCTCCAGAGCCTTCTCCGGAACCTTCACCATTACCATTTCCAGAACCGTCACCATTTTGGTTTCCGTCCTGGCCGCCTTCACCATTTTGATTGTCCTGACCTTCCTGTTCTTCTTCTTCCGTTCCATCCTGCCCTTCACCTTCCGTTCCATCTTCTTCGATGAGGCTTGGGTCAGGGATTTCTACTTTTACAGACGCAGGATCACTTTGCTGGTCACCGTTAAATGCTGTTACTTTAAAGGTATACACAGCACCTGGCTGAGGGTTGGCAATTTTTAAGCCTTTTTCTGAAGTAACGCTAAGCTGCTGATCTCCGCCTTCATTTACGGATACAGTCACTTCAAATTGAGTGCCTTCTGCATCTTCCGGGTAATCCCATGATAATGTGATCTCATTTGCATCCTGGTCAAAGTTCGCTGACAGGCCAGAAGGGGGGTCCAGTTTATCAAACTTCTCGGACACTTGTGTCGGAGCATTGCCTTTTACAGCGTACTCATAAATGATTTGCTCCTTAGGTGTGTACTGGCTTGCCAGTTTGGCAGGATTGCTGCCTTTTTCAATGGCTACCTTCTCTACAGAGTTAGGGGCCTTGAAGTCTTCTGTTTCTTTTCCTTCTGATACATGTGCCATTAAGCTGCTGAAAAGCTTTTGAGCAATTTTTTGCTCATCGCCGGCCGGGATATAATTTTTTCTATCCTGATAGCCGGTCCAGACAGCTGCGGTATAGTTAGTTGTATAGCCTGCAAACCAGGCATCAGGCACGGCACCTCTAGGTATTCCAAATTCCTGTTCCTGTTCATCCGTGTAGTTTGTAGTCCCTGTTTTTCCTGCTACAGGCAATCCTGGAACATCAGCCAGACGGCCGGTTCCGTAAGAAGATTTAACTGCACTTTTCAGCATGTCACTGATCATAAATGCTGTATAATCCTTCATAACTACTTCAGATTCAGGTTTCAAATCAAGCTTCGTGCCGTCACGCATTTCAATTTGCTTGATGGCATGTGGCTCAGTGTAGAAGCCATTGTTTCCAAATGCACTGTATGCACCAGCTACCTGAAGAGAAGAAACTTCATAAGCGCCGATAGAATAGGACTCATACATCTCTTTCATTGGAATGCCTAATTTATTGGTGAATTCCAATGCTTTATCAGTTCCGACTTCCTGAAGTGTTTTCAGAGCCGGAATGTTGCGTGAGCGGGCAAGGGCCTCACGCATTGACATAGGACCCATGTGCTTTCCATCCCAGTTATTGATTTTTGTACCTCCGGAATATGTGTGAGGTTCATCAACAATTGTCTGGTAAGTCCCCCATTTTAGATATTCAATTGCTGGTCCATAATCGACAATTGGTTTAAAGGTTGAACCGGCATGTCGTTTTTGATCCACGGCAAAGTTAAAGCCGCGTTTCACTTCCTGATTGCGTCCTCCGCCGATTGCTCTGATTTCACCCGTCTTTGTATCAAGAAGGGTGATTCCCGCCTGAAACTCTTCATCAGGATACGCTACAGCTGCATCAGTGTTTAAAATGTTTTCTACGTGTTTCTGTGCATTTGGATCGAGGGTCGTATAAATTTTCAGCCCGTCAGAATATGGATTTAGATCCGGGTATTTTTTTTCGACTTCGTCCAAGACAACATCGATGAAAGAATCATATTTTGATTCGTTTGTTTCTCTTTTTTCTTCAGCCACAAGTGTAGATTCCACAGGAACCTTTTGGGCTGCTTTCATTTCTTCTTTTGTAATAAAACCATGCTGATTCATTAGAGAAAGGACAATATTTCTCCTTTTCTCTGCATTGTCAGGATGATCAAAAGGATTATAATTGTTCGGGCTTTGCGGCATACCGGCTAGCAGGGCAGCTTCATGCAGTTCCAGCTCACTAAGTTCCTTATCGAAGAAAATTTTCGATGCCGTTAAAACGCCATGGCCTTCAGACATATAAATCTTGTTCACATACATCTCAAAGATTTCCTGTTTTGTATACTTGCGTTCCAGCTGGAACGCAAGCCAGGCTTCCTGGGCTTTCCTGCTAAGCGTTTTTTCATTATTCAAGAAGGAGTTCTTTACCACCTGCTGGGTAATCGTACTTGCCCCTTCAGAACCAAATCCGCGCGTAACATTAGCGATAACAGCACCGCCTAAACGGATTAAGTCCATTCCATTATGTTTATAAAAGCGGACATCCTCAGTTGCCAAAAAGGCGTCTTCCACAAGTTTGGGAATGTCTTCATATGCGACATAATCCCGGTTTTCCGAGCCTACATCTGTAATGAATTCGCCCTCCATATCGTAAATCTGTGAAGAAATGGGATCCTTCAGCAATTTTTCATCAAGCTTTGGTGCGTCTTTCACCATAAAAGCAAAAGCGCCTGCTCCTAAGAGCATTCCAGCAATCCCCAGGGCAATTAAAATAAGGAAAATACGTTTAAAAGTGCCTGTGCCTTTTTTCTTGCCCTTCTTTTTAGGCTTGGATTGCTGTTTGCGGCGCTCCTCCCTCGATTGATATTTTTCTGTCATATCTATGTTCATCCTTTCTGACAATGGAACTGTAAAATTAATTATTTAAGGGTATAAAGATAATCTATTATCTTAATATAGTCAATTCTGGGCTGAAATCCAAGCGGAATGTAATGGCCATTCATTTCAATTTCCCCCTTGGTGATTGATTTTCTCCCCCCATCCTTCATTCTCTCCCAATATGAGAGTAGATGATGTGCCTCTAACAGGAAAACTTCTTCGGTAGCCGAGAAGCGGAGGAGGACAAAACAAATCCCTTGCTGGGCTAAAACTTTCTCCATGTGCTTTACCTGGTGCTCATGAAAGTTCTTTAAAGGGAAGGAGGTCGTGTTCTGGGTTTCTTTTGCTTCAAAATCAATATACCTGCCTTTATACACACCATTATAATCAGTTGTTGATGCTTGTTTGAAATAAGCTTCTTTAATAACGGCTGCACTTCTCTTTGGATAATCGACCTGTACGATTTGAACAGGCGTGGGCTTTTTATGAATAGTGGCTATTCCATGTTCCAAATAGAATTCATTGGTTTCATTTATGTCTTCCTCCAGTGTCATTCCGCGATTGCTGTAGGTCCATTTCTTCTCTGGGGTAAGTTTTTTCACGCTATTAGCAGGCGGGGTATATCTCCTGCCATTAGGATAGTGGAAATTCATGCATTCACCTCGTTTTCAGCTACTCCCTATGATAACAAAAGTAAGCATGATTTGGTTGAATAAAAAGTTCTAAATAACAAAGTATATAGGAAACTCCAGTTATGCAGTATTTTCCGATATTACCCGGCTGCTGCCTGCCGGCCAAATATAGAACATTCATTTTCTGAGGTGAATTGCAATGTTTCTTTCTGGGAAATTCCTGAACAGACATGAGAAAAAGGAACAGGCAATAAAGGATCATGTTATGAAAATGACAGCCAAATATAACCTGGACAATATCTCGAGAACGGAAGCTTATTTTCATTTTTATAAAAAGCATCCTGAAATACGCTGGGCGTTCCTGGCCTCCATGGTATCCCGAAATGCCGGCTGGAATATGTGCGATCTTGAAGGAAACTGTTTTCCTAAATTGATAGGAAAGAAATTCAGGGATATGCTTTATATTACATACGAAAGGGCCAATTGGCTGATTTTTCAGGATGCATTTCCACAGCTGCTCCTCTATCATTATTCGACGAAACTAAATAGGCCAATGTTTCATTTATTAAAAACTTTTCATGTTTCTGCGTTTATGAAACAGGAGTGGCTTTATTTCTGGAAAAATAGAAATAAAAAGAGGTTAATGATTTCACTGGTTATCAACGAACAAAATGTTATTCAAGGGCCGGTAATGGAGCATTCTATTTATAAAAATAAAGTGTTTCATACAATGCTTTTTTCCCTTCAGGACTATCTGCATTTTAGTTCTGTCATCTTTCCTACTTGCAAAGGGGAATTATACGGAGCGAGTGTTAATGGTTTCCGCTCGGTGTCCAAAAGAATTGATCTTGGAAAAAGGCTGGCAGAAATATTATTTGACACAAGTTATTATGACGACGTGTATGAATTTGCTTCATGCACCATTCATACTGGTTCAAGGCATGATTATGAGAAATACTTTAAGGGAAGAAAACGGAGAACCACCCCTTTCTTACGCTGTACATACCCGTTAATCACCCATCACATACATCAATTTACTGATTGGTCTGTCAAAAAACGGGTAAAGAGTAAATGGGCATCAGAATCGGTTGTCCTAAAACATCCCGTCCAAATTACAAAATGGTATTTGCATAAGCAGGAACAGCTTCACAAGGCTGCCAAACTGGGAAAAATATTTCGCTCAATTGGTTAACAGAATAAAACTGCAAATAAAAAAGCAAGGGATCCCTTGCTTTTTTCAAGTTTTTAAGTTGAAGGGCGGTCAGGACCTTCAAGCTTCTTATTGCCATAGCCTGCTTTTGTTTCTTCAAGCTTTTTTGGCTGTACTTTATTTTGTTTTTCTTTTTTTGCCATAACACAACACCTCCGTTCATTAGTTTGTTCAATGATGTTATTTTCATTCTTCGGAGGCTGTCGAAACCTTGCCGCTTCTATGCAAATAAGTACTTTCTTTGGCGAATCACTTCTAGTTTTGTCATGCATGGAGGAAACCTTCAGGGAAGATAGAATTTATGTAGGCACAAAGAAATTTTCACTGTATCCTTCATTGTATTTATTGCAGATGGCAAGGAAAAAGAAATCGGGAGGTTTTTTGAATGCAGGGAAAAATGGTAGAAAAAGAAGAATTGCTGGCCATGCTTTCAGAAATATACGATCAGCTTGAAGAGCTTGAAAATGTACTGGAGTCTAATTTGTCGGGACTTCGGCAGGATTGGTATTATGAGCAGTCAGAAAAAATAGAGGCCTGTGAAAGCAGGCTGGAAGTGATTGAAGAAGATATGACGGCAATCAGCTCTGAGGCAGGCAGTATAGAGAGCGCAAAAAGATCAGCACGAATGAAGCTTGAACTCGGCTTCTAAGTGGAATAGAATAGCAGTATCCTTCAGTAGCTAAAATTGACTAGCTACTTTTATTTTTGGAGATGAAGCCCATGATACAAGAAAATTCCCTGCTGCAAATGACAGAACTGCTGCTTGAATATGTGGAAATCTCAGACAGCAGGTATAAAAAGGTTAAGGAATCAGGTGAAAAGGGTGATTTTTATAATGAAGTCAAACCTTTTGCTGATGAGGTTAAATCCATAAATGACAAATGGAAAGAAGAAGCCCGGGAGTGGGTTAGCATTCATAAACCGCGAAATCTTTATTCACAGCAGATTGAATCTGCTTCTGAACATATTGAAATGGTTTCCATACAGGCATTTTTTCCTGAAACAAGCAGAACCAGATTCATTAATTATGTTAATTCGGCCTTGTATGTGTTAAAGCAGCTCATAATATTATTAAGTGATGAAAAAAAGGGAACCTGAAGCAGGCTCCCTTTTTCATTGAATTCCTATGCATTTACTGAATCCTGGAGGGTATTATCTTTGTAGCTTTCCGGAACGGCCGCTCCTTGAGCTTCAAGCTCACGAACGAGATTTCGATAATCTGTACTGGAAATTTCATTATGGATATAGGCCTTTTTAGCAAAATCCAATAATTCATTTACATTTTCAGGAGTATACTCCCGCAGCTGATGAAACTTCATTTGTAGTTCGTGAACATTCATGATATTTCCTCCTCTAAATAGATTCGCGGAGAGATTTCTTCCCCGCATCCCGGTAAATGAAAAAGCGGACAAGAAACAATTTGTTTTTTATATCCTAACATAAAAATTTATTTTTCATCGTTTTTAAAAAAATCAAACTTCCGACATCATTCTTCATGGTTAGACAAAAACGGAAAGTACTTCCTTTTTTGATCATATTTTACTTCTTTCACGTTCTGGGCAAATCATTCATATATTGTATTGGTGATAATAAGAAGGATATTGCCAGATATTATCGCTAATATACTTATCTTTTTGAATGGGGAGGATGTTTGCCCATGTTTGGCCGAGTAATGAATAGAACGAATCATATACAGCCTTACGGCCATTTAAATCAAAATGTTTACTTTGATCCATTTTATATGGGGACCAATGGCCAATATTATATGAGGCAGCAGCCATTGCAGAATTATAACCAGGCTGCCGGACAGTATAATCCTTATTATTCGCCTTTTAATATGGAATACCAGCAGCCGCAGCAAATGGCAGGAATGCAGCAAAGTTTTCCGCATCAGTCCTATCCGCAGCAAAATTTTGATCCCGGATATTACTCACATACAGGTTCAAAGAATGCAGGGATATTTCAAAACCCGTTAGAATCTGAGGATTATTATGGAAATCAGCCAAGCAAGCCAGCTGCTCCGCACATGCCATACATGAATCCATATCCAAAGCAATCCTTCATTCCTAAACAGCCGTCCGGAGTGCAAAGTATTATGAATTCCTTTAAAGCCCAGGATGGCTCGCTTGATCTTAATAAAATGGTGGACACTGCAGGACAGATGATGTCTGCAGTCACGCAGGTATCATCCATGGTTAAAGGGATTGGCGGAATATTTAAATCTTAAAGGATCATGGCCGCTTCGGCCTTTTTTTATGTTTTAAATAATCAGACTTGAAAAAATATTGAATATATTTGAAAATAGAATAGCCGGTCTATTTTTCAGACTCTTAACTCATAGGAAATATTATCTATGAGAATTTAATTGTATGATTGACAAAATTTAGATAAAGGTGAAAAAATAAAAAATGACATATACTCATAAAAGGGGGGTTATGATGATTCGTGCTGTGCAGCAAATTTTTATTATCTTTGTATTGATTTTATTACTGGCAGCTCTGCCAAAAATTATATCTGTTGATCCATTGAGCGGGAGTCTGCAATGGAGCTTCGAAAGTCTGCCGCATATTTATGGAGATTTTATTTCTGAAATAAGCAAGGGAAGCCTTGGTACCTATGAGCTTGGGATGCAGAAACGTCCTATAGCCGGGGATATTGCTGATAACTTTTTTACCAGTCTCCATATAGTGTTGATTGCTGTAAATGCTTCCTTAATTATAAGTCTAATTTTCGGGGTATTTATCAGCCGCTTCAGGCTTACTAAGCTATTTGGGGCAATCTTGAATATTCTTGCGGCCATACCTGACTTTATCATCATTGTGATGTCTATGATTCTTGCCGTTAAAATATATAAAATGACCGGTATCAGGGTGATTTCACTCAGGCCGGATGGAGGAGCCCTTAACACCTGGTTTCCGACAGTGCTTGCAGCGATTGCCCCGACGCTATATTTATTTAAGCTCGTGTCGGTCAAATATTATCAGACAAGCGGGGAGGACTATATTAAGACTGCAGTTGCTAAAGGAATGGGCTTAAATTACATAAATTTTCAGCATGTCTTCAAAAATTTAGAGCCATTTATCAAATCTGAACTTGTCAAAGTGATTTCCCTGGCTATTGGCAATCTCTTTATTATTGAACATATTATGAATGTTTCCGGCATAACAAAATTTATTTTTCAGAGCAGCGGGGTTCAGCCGATTGCAATCGGCTTGTTTGCCATGCTTTTGATTTCTTTGATTGTCTATATTTCTAATAGACTTATATTTTATCTGTTTAAACGGGGTTTTATCTATGAATAGGCTGCTAAAAATAAATTACACCTTAATTATCGGAATTGTTATGGTTACCGGCTTGCTTTTTCTTAGCATATTCGGGCCTATTCTTGCACCGCATTCATTAACTTCGATTTTAGAAACACAATATACAAACGGGAAGGTTCTGGCACCGCCACTTGAGCCTTTTGAATCATCCTCCTATCCGCTGGGCACCGATAAATGGGGCTATGATATTTTATCCATGATTTTATATGGATTAAGA
This region includes:
- a CDS encoding pyridoxal phosphate-dependent aminotransferase — its product is MQLAQRVKALTPSTTLAITAKAKELKAQGHDVIGLGAGEPDFNTPQHIIDAAVKSMNEGHTKYTPSAGLPALKKEIANKFKKDQGLEYDASQIIVTNGAKHGLYTLFQVLLNEGDEVIIPIPYWVSYPEQVKLAGGVPVYAEGREENDFKITPEQLAKSITDKTKAVIINSPSNPTGMLYSAEELKELGEVCLKHNVLIISDEIYEKLVYGSHQHTSIAELSPELKEQTIIINGVSKSHSMTGWRIGYAAGNKSIIKAMTNLASHSTSNPTTTAQYGSIAAYAGPQDTLKEMREAFEHRLNVIYNKLISIPGFTCVKPQGAFYLFPNVKKAAELTGFASVDEFVEALLEEAMVAVIPGSGFGAPDNIRLSYATSLELLEKAVERMHGFVEKNLK
- the asnS gene encoding asparagine--tRNA ligase, encoding MKTTISQVHKYVDQEVTIGAWIANKRSSGKIAFLQLRDGTGFIQGVVVKAEVPEEIFQGAKTVTQESSVYVTGRIQKDERSPFGFEMLVTGLEVLHQAVDYPITPKEHGTEFLMDNRHLWLRSRRQHAVMKIRNEIIRATYEFFNEQGFSKVDPPILTGSAPEGTSELFATKYFDEDAYLSQSGQLYMEAAAMALGRVFSFGPTFRAEKSKTRRHLIEFWMIEPEMAFCEFDENLKVQEEYVAHIVQSVLKNCSIELKTLGRDTEKLERITAPFPRITYDEAIKFLQEKGFDDIQWGDDFGAPHETAIAESYDKPVFITHYPTSLKPFYMQPDPSREDVVLCADLIAPEGYGEIIGGSERIHDYDLLKQRIDEHNLDLDAYKWYLELRQYGSVPHSGFGLGLERTVAWISGVEHVRETIPFPRLLNRLYP
- a CDS encoding DnaD domain-containing protein yields the protein MSKNSLLKWIQEGNISIPGVLLSQYKEMNLNEHELVLILHVISYIEHGNKFPTPVELSSRMTISVAECTEMLRKLIQKGFIDIKDSYSADGIRYESYHLDPLWEKLIDQFLLSGKKEEAAKMQQEETDLYTCFEREFGRPLSPFECETLALWMDDDHHDPHIIKAALRESVLSGKLNFRYIDRILFEWKKNGIKTIEQAKSYGKKFRQNQTQQRTKREDTPSQTTKSVPFYNWLEQ
- the nth gene encoding endonuclease III translates to MLNKTQIRHCLDAMGEMFPEAHCELNHSNPFELVIAVALSAQCTDALVNKVTRNLFQKYKTPQDYLDVSIEELQEDIRSIGLYRNKAKNIQKLCRLLLDEYGGVVPRDRDELTKLPGVGRKTANVVVSVAFGVPAIAVDTHVERVSKRLGFCRWKDSVLEVEKALMKKVPMDEWSITHHRMIFFGRYHCKAQNPQCEICPLLDLCREGKKRMKVKQAK
- a CDS encoding YpoC family protein produces the protein MTGEIVIPVKEQLCHSLFYKRGDSLAVKEESLFAYQPLPPFLYEAAFYAVIPAVRPWENNEKYIPVLIDEWAGQKRILGMHFSNRDRKAALGPMKASLGVFLQLLYWTNSKPVNLQADPGELTIKPVNLKERLDFIAARPAFYHSYIQLSELIAEMEKQYKKMLALGKMKKKR
- a CDS encoding PBP1A family penicillin-binding protein encodes the protein MTEKYQSREERRKQQSKPKKKGKKKGTGTFKRIFLILIALGIAGMLLGAGAFAFMVKDAPKLDEKLLKDPISSQIYDMEGEFITDVGSENRDYVAYEDIPKLVEDAFLATEDVRFYKHNGMDLIRLGGAVIANVTRGFGSEGASTITQQVVKNSFLNNEKTLSRKAQEAWLAFQLERKYTKQEIFEMYVNKIYMSEGHGVLTASKIFFDKELSELELHEAALLAGMPQSPNNYNPFDHPDNAEKRRNIVLSLMNQHGFITKEEMKAAQKVPVESTLVAEEKRETNESKYDSFIDVVLDEVEKKYPDLNPYSDGLKIYTTLDPNAQKHVENILNTDAAVAYPDEEFQAGITLLDTKTGEIRAIGGGRNQEVKRGFNFAVDQKRHAGSTFKPIVDYGPAIEYLKWGTYQTIVDEPHTYSGGTKINNWDGKHMGPMSMREALARSRNIPALKTLQEVGTDKALEFTNKLGIPMKEMYESYSIGAYEVSSLQVAGAYSAFGNNGFYTEPHAIKQIEMRDGTKLDLKPESEVVMKDYTAFMISDMLKSAVKSSYGTGRLADVPGLPVAGKTGTTNYTDEQEQEFGIPRGAVPDAWFAGYTTNYTAAVWTGYQDRKNYIPAGDEQKIAQKLFSSLMAHVSEGKETEDFKAPNSVEKVAIEKGSNPAKLASQYTPKEQIIYEYAVKGNAPTQVSEKFDKLDPPSGLSANFDQDANEITLSWDYPEDAEGTQFEVTVSVNEGGDQQLSVTSEKGLKIANPQPGAVYTFKVTAFNGDQQSDPASVKVEIPDPSLIEEDGTEGEGQDGTEEEEQEGQDNQNGEGGQDGNQNGDGSGNGNGEGSGEGSGDGDGAGNGDGEGDGGTGTGDGGTGTGDGGTGTGDGDTGTGAGTGTGTGGGTGGASGNGSESSGGRN
- the recU gene encoding Holliday junction resolvase RecU; translated protein: MNFHYPNGRRYTPPANSVKKLTPEKKWTYSNRGMTLEEDINETNEFYLEHGIATIHKKPTPVQIVQVDYPKRSAAVIKEAYFKQASTTDYNGVYKGRYIDFEAKETQNTTSFPLKNFHEHQVKHMEKVLAQQGICFVLLRFSATEEVFLLEAHHLLSYWERMKDGGRKSITKGEIEMNGHYIPLGFQPRIDYIKIIDYLYTLK